One Peribacillus simplex NBRC 15720 = DSM 1321 genomic region harbors:
- a CDS encoding DUF3888 domain-containing protein, translating into MKKKFSLLIILCFILFLAPNFSKATEIPQDVLEKALIKLLQEPISLVVGADWFRGNEKILEIKQDEENIDIFYVTVQVVSFQGPHTPPYMEEIITFKIVGYKIKPTDYFNRVIPENEWNNFHLH; encoded by the coding sequence ATGAAAAAGAAGTTTTCATTATTAATCATTTTATGTTTTATTTTATTCTTAGCTCCCAATTTTTCAAAAGCTACGGAAATACCTCAAGACGTGTTAGAAAAAGCATTAATTAAGCTATTACAGGAACCAATTAGTTTGGTAGTAGGGGCAGATTGGTTTAGAGGTAATGAGAAAATATTAGAAATAAAACAAGACGAAGAGAACATTGATATATTTTACGTTACAGTGCAAGTAGTAAGTTTCCAAGGTCCGCATACCCCACCATATATGGAAGAGATAATAACGTTTAAAATTGTAGGCTATAAAATCAAACCAACAGATTACTTCAACAGAGTTATCCCAGAAAATGAGTGGAATAATTTCCATTTGCATTGA
- a CDS encoding D-alanyl-D-alanine carboxypeptidase family protein, protein MSNSSSGSSTATVTYTSTANLNVRTGPSTANKIIATVKQGTKLTVTGKNANGWLKVSLNGQTGYVSSKYVKVSNPTSDAIQVVAKPESIPVLVNKKNKLPENYVPKDLVYTSIPFTFKEKTEKRKMRSEAAAAISKLFAESKKQGVSLLGVSAYRSHATQVALFDYYVKRDGYAKAITYSALPGTSEHETGLAIDVTGGNGKCAAQDCFGGTKEAKWLQAHADDYGFIIRYPKGKESVTGYKYEPWHLRYVGKSIAQTIMSHGITLEEYYYTRAVQN, encoded by the coding sequence ATATCAAACTCTTCATCTGGCTCTAGTACAGCAACAGTAACCTATACATCAACTGCTAACCTGAATGTCCGTACAGGTCCTTCTACTGCTAATAAAATTATAGCAACAGTTAAACAGGGCACAAAGCTAACGGTTACTGGAAAAAATGCGAATGGATGGCTAAAGGTTAGCTTAAACGGTCAAACAGGTTATGTTAGTAGTAAATATGTAAAGGTATCCAATCCTACATCTGACGCCATTCAGGTTGTTGCAAAGCCTGAAAGTATTCCAGTGCTAGTCAATAAAAAAAATAAGCTACCAGAAAACTATGTACCAAAAGACTTAGTATATACGTCGATACCGTTTACTTTTAAAGAAAAGACAGAAAAGAGAAAAATGCGAAGTGAAGCAGCTGCTGCCATTAGCAAATTATTTGCGGAATCCAAGAAGCAGGGAGTAAGTCTTCTCGGTGTATCTGCATACAGATCACATGCTACACAAGTTGCTCTATTTGATTATTATGTAAAAAGGGATGGTTATGCCAAAGCAATCACATACAGTGCATTACCTGGAACAAGTGAGCATGAAACAGGTCTTGCTATTGATGTGACAGGAGGAAATGGTAAATGCGCGGCACAGGATTGCTTTGGAGGTACTAAAGAAGCAAAATGGCTACAGGCACATGCAGATGATTATGGATTTATTATCCGATACCCTAAAGGAAAAGAATCAGTTACTGGTTATAAGTATGAACCATGGCATCTTCGATATGTAGGCAAATCAATAGCTCAAACTATTATGAGCCACGGAATTACTCTTGAAGAATATTATTATACTAGAGCCGTACAAAACTAA